Part of the Bacteroidota bacterium genome, ATTGTCATCAACTCGGCTATTGCCCCAACTGCCACGAAAATAAGGAATAAATTCCAGTTCATTTTGTCTGTTTGTATCCGATGTAAGCAAAGACCAGAAAAACGACCAACGCTATGGCTATTGCCTCTGGTGCATTAAAGTGCATTCGATACTTCCTGTTACACTAGATTTGTCATGTTCTAGGTTTCGGGCTGGTCGCCCTGGCCAGCCCGGAGCCGCCCATCAAAACCGCTGTCAATACCTAATCGTCATTTGTTGTCGTGACAACATTCACTTGTTGCCACGGCCGTTTTATGTACACTGGCTATCCTCTCTTTGGGCACTCCATAAAAGGAATAGCAGTGTGTTCAAGCTCTTTCGCCCTCGTATGACTGTCAAGCTCTCTCAAATGCCGCTCTTTTGCCTCACCATCCCCGGCACTGACAAGCTCAGTGTCAAACCCACCACAGTACAGAAATATCAGGATGTCGCCAGCCGCATGATGGAATATTTCGGCAAAGACCGCTATGTAGAATCCATTACCCGTCGGGAGTATGCCGCCTGGCACGACTGGCTTGCTACCCGTGGTACTCGTAATGTCACCGTAAATAGTTACCGCCGCCGCGCCCGTGCTGCCTGGCATCGTATGTCCGAGATGGGGTTACCGGTTTGTGACATTGAAGGGATTACGTGTGATGAACCGGAGGAGAGGAGGGGGAAGGCCATCACCGATGACCAGATAAACCGCCTGCTGCAAGTGGCGTCAATTCGGGACGCCGCGATCATCCTATACACCCTAAGCGCCGGATTCCGTGCCCAGTCAATTGTGCGTATCAAAATGAGAGACACGCATATATGGCAATCAGACGGA contains:
- a CDS encoding site-specific integrase, which codes for MTVKLSQMPLFCLTIPGTDKLSVKPTTVQKYQDVASRMMEYFGKDRYVESITRREYAAWHDWLATRGTRNVTVNSYRRRARAAWHRMSEMGLPVCDIEGITCDEPEERRGKAITDDQINRLLQVASIRDAAIILYTLSAGFRAQSIVRIKMRDTHIWQSDGGEWRIASRIPTEKTSPPRIVIGDEAAALACQTWLKTRQYDSPYLFSSYESEDPITLHTWKSLMQNIRKRANIPSYVNCSTHGLRHRFAQDKLGEHDEKIVAQWMGISVETMLTVYAHRDDHRLLSERFGDNDFPQDLLL